The proteins below come from a single Mucilaginibacter mali genomic window:
- a CDS encoding DUF4199 domain-containing protein codes for MRNAFITGLVIGILSGLWLFAMHWMGYNTTGANQIAPYEYLSVLIPFVGLYFGVRAYKYNEMGGVISFLEGLIQCFKTLVVGGVVAVFGAILYLNYVAAGDNFVDFSGRMFGALLVGILESLAVALILMNKSKAI; via the coding sequence ATGAGAAATGCATTTATTACCGGCCTTGTGATAGGCATATTAAGCGGTTTATGGCTGTTCGCCATGCACTGGATGGGATATAATACTACCGGCGCGAACCAGATTGCGCCGTACGAATATTTATCGGTACTGATACCCTTTGTGGGCCTGTACTTTGGCGTGCGCGCTTATAAATATAACGAAATGGGCGGTGTCATCAGCTTTTTAGAGGGATTGATACAATGTTTTAAAACACTGGTAGTTGGCGGCGTGGTGGCCGTCTTCGGCGCTATACTTTACCTCAATTATGTGGCCGCGGGCGATAACTTTGTCGACTTTTCGGGCCGCATGTTTGGCGCCCTGCTGGTGGGTATACTGGAATCGCTGGCGGTAGCGCTGATATTGATGAATAAATCGAAAGCTATTTGA